A region of the Channa argus isolate prfri chromosome 14, Channa argus male v1.0, whole genome shotgun sequence genome:
aacaattcaattcatttttgacatttatagCCCTGAGAACATTTAATCTAGAAAAACTGCGTTCCTATCCCCCCCCCCATCACAAATCACTAATGCTAACAAATATTTGCCCTCCATTAAAACAATCCCAAGGGTTTCATTGGTGCATGGTGTGTTGTTTTATGTGCTAAACAGAAGCTGTGAAGTCCCATCTGGTTGGACAACTTTTGTGTTCTTATCTTACTAAATGCCAAAACCGGAGCAACAGTCTCATCTTTGGCTGCGGTAATCGCAAGGTAAACAACATGGTGTGTGGACACTGTATGTTTGCTTGCTTATACATGACGTGCCAACAAAGCGATAGGTTGGATGAGATTTTGTGGCAGAAAAATATAACCCAGATTCAAGTTTCTTCATGCACTACAGCGTATTGTTTTAGGTTAAAACCTTTCCCACTTAATGTATGAAAAGGGTCGTTTTGTCCTACAGAATGAAAAGTCTGTCTGAACACGGCCTATTCTTTGAATATTTGAAGTGATCCACAATCAAAGCTGATGCCTTTTTCCATGCAATAATATTTTAGGAAGCAAACACACCTCCTGGAGTCTTTCTTAGTTTCTTTTTGTGGCTCCACCTTAGCAGCCTCCTGTTTGTCTTCAGGGTGAGAACTCAGACACTCCTGCTCTGTAGTGGATGACTGAGCGGCTCCTACCGCTTTCACAGTTTTGTCTCCTTCACAGAAAAGTATTTGGTTAAAATGTTGGTGACAGAATATAGCTGGCAAGTGTGACTGCTAGTCGATCTGCCCTTTTTTCTTATCCCGTGAGCTCAGGGTCGCATAAGCGGCTCATTGTCAGTGATTTGGCAATGTCTttatttctaccgggcttggaccagcactgcacagctggggaggggaatgggcaaGTGTGACTGCTAGTAACATCTGTATATAGACTGACATCAACATCAAACACATTAACTGTCTATATCCGTCAAGGGTGTTGAGCATCATCTGCAAAAATTACCAttgttagttacattttcacatttccttAAAATACCGTCAACTAGTGGTAATACATACAACTTTTTTTGGTAGTTTGTGACCCTATATTtagtatgtgtgtacatgcatcTTTGGCAGCAAAATTATGTAACATTTAAGGTTACAGAACCTGCTATATCTGAAACTGAGTTATCATATATTACTGCTCCTATTATTACTCACTTGTTGCTTGACTCGCAAAGAAGTTCATCATCATATTGGCTTTTCCAGTTGGCTTACTTTTGGGGGCATCAgcctaaaatacaaaacacattcataCTTAAAGAAAGTAATAACGATTATTTCTGTAATTGAGTACCTTTCCACCAAAAGAATAGCAATCCATACCACAGGTGCATTTTCTTTCTGGTCTGACTTAATCTCTTCCTTGTCCTGGTTCTTCGGAGGAGCCTTATTTGTGAACATTCCCATGATGCCTTTTGGAGGCTTGGTGGAAGGTTTTGATGAGCTGGCATCTCCATTCatgtcagattttttattttcagtctctGTTGTGGGAGCCCGCTGTGTTTCTCTCACCTGCCGCAGCTCCACTGAGGACATGGGCACTGCACTGGCACAGCGGATGGCACTGTATctgcacaaacaacaaaaacacaaattattattatttttttttttaactcaacaCACATGTTGGATTGCTTTATTTACCTCTAAGAGAGTTGATAAAAGAATGTATGGAGTACATGTTTCAAGTTTATTTTCAAGTTTCACACTTAAACTGTTGTATTGGAAATATTTCTATAAAAGGTTTATGCAATCTTTTTAGAATGCCTctcatcaaaaaataaaactttcccTTTCCTCGTGTGAAAATAAGCCATTGAGTGTAGACATTTAACCCTCCAACAATATAACATAACAACATACCTGCTGCAGTTCTTTAGATTGTCTTTCACTGCATCATAATCTACGCTGTAAAGGGGACAGCTGTCTTTCAGTAAAGCTTTCTGGACACTGTAGACATGAACACTAACTATCAAGCTCATCTTGGATTTGAaatctgcaaaagaaaaaccacCTGAGGTTAGACACTTCTGCTCTTCTACGAcaattattaaaacagaaagaaaacaatccCACTGCAgaacacatgaacacagagTTTAGTGATGTTGAGCTAGGAAAGATTTTTGCACACCTTCCAACTGGTCCTCTCTGACAACCGACACTCTGTGACTCTAAGAGGAAACATAACACATAGCAAAATTCtctctgtaaaaaaacaaaaaaatatgcaaataacaAGTCTTGTTAATTTATGCTGTAACTCACTGCTTGGCCATTGTCTACAAACTTTCCCGATACAAGATAGGTGGCGTGGAGCTGTGCCGAACTTTCCTTCCTCTTGTAATCCAAGTAGTGGTAGAGCATTCTAAAAAAAGCaacgtgttttttttaattcagagaaAAATAGCAGCAGCATCATTGTCCACATGAACGGAtttaaagaaagacattttaaatgtttccagcCATGGTACTTTCAGACAATGCTTTAGTGTTGATATGTACAATATGTTTAGTGGGGAAAGCAATGTTACATATCTCCAATACATATTCTCACATGCTACTCcaccattttaaataatttcatataGTAT
Encoded here:
- the pold3 gene encoding DNA polymerase delta subunit 3 isoform X1, coding for MDELYLDNIDEFVNDHNKIVTYKWLSLTLGVHVNTAKQMLYHYLDYKRKESSAQLHATYLVSGKFVDNGQASHRVSVVREDQLEDFKSKMSLIVSVHVYSVQKALLKDSCPLYSVDYDAVKDNLKNCSRYSAIRCASAVPMSSVELRQVRETQRAPTTETENKKSDMNGDASSSKPSTKPPKGIMGMFTNKAPPKNQDKEEIKSDQKENAPVADAPKSKPTGKANMMMNFFASQATRDKTVKAVGAAQSSTTEQECLSSHPEDKQEAAKVEPQKETKKDSRSKNKRTEDSDSEEEKMEKKKRRRIKKPDPDSSDEDVIPDSPQQMVTREPSPSPKKETESVSQPHQGHSKTETRKTRKVLKSRIFVDDEGCMVTEKGYESESYSENEDDLQATKQAPKDPVPSNISASSKEDEKKSHKKTSANTNKGTKQASIMGFFHKK
- the pold3 gene encoding DNA polymerase delta subunit 3 isoform X2, producing the protein MDELYLDNIDEFVNDHNKIVTYKWLSLTLGVHVNTAKQMLYHYLDYKRKESSAQLHATYLVSGKFVDNGQASHRVSVVREDQLEDFKSKMSLIVSVHVYSVQKALLKDSCPLYSVDYDAVKDNLKNCSRYSAIRCASAVPMSSVELRQVRETQRAPTTETENKKSDMNGDASSSKPSTKPPKGIMGMFTNKAPPKNQDKEEIKSDQKENAPVADAPKSKPTGKANMMMNFFASQATRDKTVKAVGAAQSSTTEQECLSSHPEDKQEAAKVEPQKETKKDSRSKNKRTEDSDSEEEKMEKKKRRRIKKPDPDSSDEDVIPDSPQQMVTREPSPSPKKETESVSQPHGHSKTETRKTRKVLKSRIFVDDEGCMVTEKGYESESYSENEDDLQATKQAPKDPVPSNISASSKEDEKKSHKKTSANTNKGTKQASIMGFFHKK
- the pold3 gene encoding DNA polymerase delta subunit 3 isoform X3, producing the protein MLYHYLDYKRKESSAQLHATYLVSGKFVDNGQASHRVSVVREDQLEDFKSKMSLIVSVHVYSVQKALLKDSCPLYSVDYDAVKDNLKNCSRYSAIRCASAVPMSSVELRQVRETQRAPTTETENKKSDMNGDASSSKPSTKPPKGIMGMFTNKAPPKNQDKEEIKSDQKENAPVADAPKSKPTGKANMMMNFFASQATRDKTVKAVGAAQSSTTEQECLSSHPEDKQEAAKVEPQKETKKDSRSKNKRTEDSDSEEEKMEKKKRRRIKKPDPDSSDEDVIPDSPQQMVTREPSPSPKKETESVSQPHQGHSKTETRKTRKVLKSRIFVDDEGCMVTEKGYESESYSENEDDLQATKQAPKDPVPSNISASSKEDEKKSHKKTSANTNKGTKQASIMGFFHKK